The window TGCATCTCGACCAGCCCGAAGTGGCCCGCGCCCGCGTCGTCGCCCGCCATGCCGACGCCGTCGTCGGCGACCCGCACCAGCGTTCCGTTGTCCACTGTGGACAGCCAGAGGTCGACCCGGGTGGCGCGGGCGTGCTTGTGGACGTTGCTGAGCGCCTCCTGGCAGATCCGGTACACGGTGATCGCGGCGGCGGGCGACGGCTCGGCCGTGAGCTCGTCGCGCACCGAGTGTGCCAGTCCCCAGCGGCCCGCGACGTCGTCGACGTAGCCGGACACCGCCTCCACCAGGCCGTGCCGGTCGAGCTCCGGCGGCCGCAGCCGGGACACCAGGCCCCGCAGCCTGCCGATGGCCGCGTCCACCGACTCGTCGAGCCGCGCGACGGCGCTCGCGTGCGGCTCCGGCAGCCGGGAGGCCAGCAGCTGCAGCCGCATGCCGACGGCGACCATGGACTGGATGGACTCGTCGTGGACGTCCCAGGCGATCCGGCGCCGTTCGACCTCCTGCGCGTCGACGAGGTGGCCGACGAGCCGGCGGCGTTCGCGCAGGGCCTGCTCGGCGTTGCGGCGTTCGGTCATGTCGCGGGTGACCTTCCCGAACCCCTGCAGCCGGTGCTCCTTGTCGAACAACGCCGTGATCACCACGTTCGCCCAGAACCGCGTGCCGTCCTTGCGGACCCGCCAGCCCTCGTCCTCCAGCCGGCCCTCCTCGATCGCGATCTCCAGCTCCCGCGCCGGCTTCCCCGCCGCCACGTCCTCCGGCGGGTAGAACACCGAAAAGTGCCGCCCGATGATCTCGGCCGCCGACCAGCCCTTGATCCGCTCCGCACCCGCGTTCCAGCTCGAAATGTGCCCACCCGGGTCCAGCATGAAGATCCCGTAGTCCTGCACGCTCTGCACCAGCAACCGGAACCGTTCTTCGCTCTCGCGCAACGCTTCCTCGGCGTTGCGGCGTTCGGTCATGTCGCGGGTGACCTTCCCGAAGCCCTGCAGCCGGTGCTGCTTGTCGAACAACGCCGTGATGACGACGTTCGCCCAGAACCGCGTGCCGTCCTTGCGGACCCGCCAGCCCTCGTCCTCCAGCCGGCCCTCCTCGATCGCGATCTCCAGCTCCCGGGCGGGTTTTCCGGAAGCGACGTCTTCCGGCGGGTAGAACACCGAAAAGTGCCGCCCGATGATCTCGCCCGCCGACCAGCCCTTGATCCGCTCCGCACCCGCGTTCCAGCTCGAAATGTGCCCACCCGGGTCCAGCATGAAGATCCCGTAGTCCTGCACGCTCTGCACCAGCAACCGGAACCGTTCTTCGCCCTTCCCCAGGGCTTCGCCGGTCAGGTCACGGGTGACCGTTTCGAACCCGAGCAGCCGGTTCCGCTCGTCGAACGACGCCGTGATCACCACGTTCGCCCAGAACCGCGACCCGTCCTTGCGGACCTGCCAGCCGTCGTCCTCCAGCCGTCCCCGTCCGGCGGCGACCCGCAGCTTCTCCGCCGTCTCGGCTTCGGGTACCGCGAGCACCGAGAAGGGCCGCCCCAGCAGTTCCGCCGCCGGCCACCCGGTGAGGCGCTCGGCCTCCGCGGTGCAGCTCACCACGCGGCCTTCCGGATCCAGCCGCACGATCGCGTGGTCGTCCATGCCGCAACTGTGCCGGATCCGCGCCCGGCCGGCACGGCGCGTCAGCCGGCCAGGCCGGCCGACGGTGCGGACAGCGCGCACCAGACGACCTTTCCCAGGCCGTGGCGCGCGGTCCCCCAGGCCAGGGACAGCCGCTCGACGAGGGCCAGGCCCCACCCGCCGTCGGCGCCGGGCGACCGCCGCACGGGTGGTGCGGGGTCGTCGTCGAACACCTCGACGCGGATGTGGCCGGCCCCGACGCTCAACCGGAGGACCGGACGGCCGGCGCCGTGCTGGAGGGCGTTCGTCGCGAGCTCGGTGACGATCAGCAGCGCGTCGTCGACGAGGGTGTCGCAGGCCCAGGCCGTCAGCGTGAGCCGGGCGAACCGGCGCACGACGGCCAAGCCACCCGCCCGATCGGTCAGGGCGCACTCGGCCGTGAGCGGCGCCGGGATGTCCACGGCGTCAAGCGTGCCGCGCGGCTCGCCGCGGGACGAGATGCAAACCGGGGCCGCGGTTCTGGTGCAGCTGCATCAGCCGATCAGGCCCTCCCGGCGGGCCACGGCGACCGCTTCGAGCTTCGAGCGCGCGCCGAGCTTCTCCAGCACCCGCTGCACGTGGTTGCGCGTGGTGTTGCGAGAGACGCCGAGGCGCTCCCCGATCTCCTCGGTGGTGGCGCCCTCCGCAAGCAGGTCGAGGGTTTCGCGCTCCCGCGCGGTCAGCTCCGCGCCGCGGGCGGGCATCCGGCCGGTGAGCCGGTCGAAGATCTCGGGCAGCAGTTCCGGGGCGAAGACGACACCGCCCGCGGCGACTTCGCGCACCGCGGACTCCAGCAAACCGAGCTGCGACGACTTGAGCAGGAGCCCCGCTCCGCCCGCCTTCGCGACTCGCGCGGCCACCGACGGCGTCGCGTCCCCGGTCAGCACCAGCACCCGCGCGCCACTCGAGCCGAGCTCCCCGATGACGCCGAGCGAGTCGCCGTCCGCGAGGCGCCGGTCCAGCACCACGACGTCGGGAGCGTGCTCGCGCGTGTCGGCGACGGCTTCCACCCGGGACCGGGCGCGGCCGACCACGGTGATCCCGTCGATGCTGTCGAGGGCGAGCTGCAGCGCCTCCGCCACCATGTCGTGGTCCTCCACGAGCAGGACTCGGACGGAGCTGGGTTCGTCGGCGCTGCTCACGGGGTTCCCTCGCTGGTCGGGTCGCTGGCGGCCCATCCTAGGCGCCCGGCACGCGTCACCACGCCGGCGTGCTCGCCCGCAGCAGGAGCCCTTCGGGCCCGGTGGCCGGCAGCCGGTCGACGAGCTCCTCGTGGCGGCCCGCCGTCCGGAACACCGGCGGCCGCGCCGGGCCGGCGCCCGGCAGCAGGTCGACGAACCGCGCGACCGCGTTCGGCGCCGGCACGACCTCGGCTCCGCCGAGGTAGGCGAGCACCTCGGGCGCACCGCCGCCGGCGGGCTCGACGACCGCCGACCAGCCGTGCACCTCGTCCCAGATCAGCGCCAGGTCGTGGCCCGGCCGGCCGGGCAGCGCGCGGTCCAGCGCCACGTAGCCGGAGGCGGGCGCCTCGAGGTCGAGCGAGCACGACTCGAATCCGACGCCCACGGCGCAGGCGACCCGGGCGAGGTAGGCCCGCAGGCCGCGGGCGAAGTGGTATTCGCTGTCCTTGCCGAAGTCGATGAGGATGTTCATGGGTCTCGCCTCCCGCGCCGCCGCTGCGCCCGGTTACCCCCTTCGGCGGAATGTCACACTTCGGGGTTATTCCTCGATCGCCCCGCCGACGGCCCGCAGGTGCGCCCGGAAGGTCAGGCCCGGATCCGCTGTGCGCGCGGCGAGGAAGTCGGCGAAGCGGACCTGGTCCCGCAGCGGCTCGCCGGCCCGGATCCGGTCGGCCTGGCGGCGTTCGGTGTCGCGGATGCCCTCGGCGAGCGTGAACAGCTCCCCGGCCCGATCGCGGGGCAGGAAGACGACGCCGTCGTCGTCGCCGGCGACGAGGTCCGCCGGCCCGATCCGCCAGGTGCCGACGATCGCCTCGGCGAGCCCGCCGTCGACGCGCGGGCCGAGGCCGAGCGGGCCGGTGGGGATCGAGCCGAGGCTGAACACCGGCAGGCCGATCGCGCGGATGTCGGCGGTGTCGCGGTGCAGGCCCCAGATCACGACCCCGGCCAGCCCGGCCGCGCGCGCTTCGAGGACGACGAGGTCGCCGACGCAGCTTTCGTCGAGGCGGCCACCGTTGTCGACCACCAGCACCCCGCCGGGCGCGGCGTGCTCGAAGGCCTCCAGGAAGACGTCGACGCTGCCGACGTGCCGGGCCGGGATCGCCGGGCCGAGCACGCGCGTGCCGGGCACCACCGCGCGCGTCGGCGCCGGGGCGCAGCGCACCGGAAGGCCGGCGCGGATGCACGCGTCGGCGAGGTGGGCGGTGGTGAGGGTCGCGAAACGCTCTGCGAGGTCGGCCATGCCGCCGAATCTAGCCAGCGGTCTCGGCGGTCAGCCAGGCCAGGTAACCGGCGCTGCCGCCGACGATCGGGGTCGCGATCACCTCGGGCAGGTCGTAGCCGTGCAGCTGCCCGAGGCGTTCGGCGAGCGCGGGCACCCGCGCGGCGGTCGTCTTGATCTCGACGCGCCACTCCTGGTCGGTCCGCACCTCGCCCTCCCAGCGGTAGACGCTGGTCACCGGCCCGACGACCTGCGCGCAGGCCCCCAGCCGCTCTTCGACCGCCTTCGCGGCCAGCTCCCGGGCCGCCGTCTCGGAGTCGGTCGTGGACGTCACGATCACGTGCTCTGCCACCATGCCCGCGAGGCTACCGGCGGCCGCGCCGACACCGCGGACTCAGCAGGAGCCGGATCGGCTGCCTCGACGGCCACGCGCCGACGGGATCGCGGCTCAACGAGATCGACGACCCCTACCCGGCCCAGCGCGCGGTCCCGTGCGTCCGGTCGGCCGCACCGCAACCCGGGCAGCCGACGGCTCCCGCCGGGTGACCCGGTCCCGTGCGCCGTTGCCCGACCGGGATCCCGCGGCGGACCGGCCCCCTACTATGTGTGCCGCCGACCCGAGCCCTCGTCGCGGCGCCCCGTCTTGCCGGGCGGGATCCCCTTGGCCGCCGGCTCAGGTCGTGGGTCTCGCGCTCGTCGTGGTCGTCGGGGTGGTGGACGTCGTCGGCGTGGTCGTGTGGGTCGGGGTGGTCGTGCGCGGCGGGGTCTTGTGCCGGGTGCTCGCCGGTGGGTTCGGGTGCGAGGCCGCCACCGTTGCGTGCGTTGCCTCCGGGGTTTCCGGCGACGGGACCGTCACCAGCGTCGGTGTGTCCGTCGCCGAGGTCGTCGCCGGCGGGGTGCCGCCTGACGGGCTTCCGCCCGAGCTGCTCACCGCCACCGCCACGCCGCCGATCGCCACGACCGCCACCGCGCACAGCCCGATCACCACGCCCCGGCGCGAGGCCCGCCGTCCCGGGGTCGCGTCGGACTTGACGCGGCCCAGCGACGGGGGCGCCGCGCCCGCGCCGAACCCCGGGGCCGGCAGCGCCCGCGTCTCCTCGCGCGGTGCCGGCACGCGCGGCGCCGAGGGCAGCGGGACCGGGGGCGGCGGCACCGGCCGGATCGCCGGGTGCGAACGCGTCGCCTGGACCAGGCCCGACCGGCCCGAAGCCAGTGCCGCCGCGCCGAGCGCGACCCCGTACTTCGGGTGGATGTCGACCGCCGTCGGACGGCCCAGCTCGGCCGACACCAGCTGGGACACCAGCGGGATCCGCGACGAGCCGCCGACCAGCAGCACCGCGCCGAGGTCCGCCGGGCGGAGGTTCGCCGACCGCAGGGCCCGGTGCAGCGAGCCGATCGTCGCGGTGATCGACGGGCGGATCATCTCCTCGAACTCGCCGCGGGTCAGCCGCACCTCCGTCTGCACCGACGGCAGCAGCACCGGGACGGCCGTCTCGGTGTCGGCCGACAGCGCCTCCTTCGCCAGCACGCATTCCTGGCGCAGCCGCACGACCGCGGCCACCGCGCCCGCGTCGTCCGGGTCGATCCGCGACAGCTTCCCGTCGAGCGCCCGGTCGACGTGGCCGAACACCGCCTCGTCGAAGTCGACCCCGCCGAGGCCCTCGATCCCCTCCGGGGTGCCGAGGATCTCGAAGCCGGTGCCGCGCTTGCGGAGCACGGTCGCGTCGAACGTGCCGCCGCCGAGGTCGTACACCGCGACGACGGCGCCGTCGTCCAGCCGCTCCTGCGCCGCGTAGTGCGCGGCCGCGGCTTCGGGCTCGGTGATCAGGCCGACGTGGTCGATCCCGGTCAGCCGCGGCACCTGCTCGAACAGCTCCCGCTTGTAGGGCCCCCAGTTCGCCGGGTGCGTCAGCGTGATCCGGTCGGGCCGGCCGCCCTGCTGCCCGGCGACCGTCCGCACGACGTACCCCAGCAGGTGCGCCATCAGCGACGCCACCGAATGCGGCGCGCCGCCGAGCAGCACCGGCGTCGGATCGCCCAGGCGCCGCTTGAACTCCCGCGCGACGCGGTCCGGCTCGACGGCCGCGCGCCGGCTCGCGGCGTCACCCACGAGCACGCTGCCGTCGGCCCGCAGCAGCACCACCGACGGGATGGCCGCCGTGCGGTCGCCGAGCGACACCATTTCGACGTGGCCGGCGCTGTCGACGGCGGCGGCCGTGAAGGTCGTGCCGAGGTCGATGCCGAGTCCGTAGCCCATTGTCAGCCTCCGCCATCCGCGTGCGCGTGGTCAAAAGTCGGGTGCTCGTCCGGGACCTGCTCCGGGTCCGGGTCGGCGAGGTGGTGGTCGTGGTGGTCTTCGTGCTCCGGCGGCTGCTCCGCCGGCGGCGTCGCTTCGGGCGGCTCCGGCGGCGGTTCGTCCGGGAGGTGGCCGGTGTCCGGCAGGTGCTCCGGCTCGGGGTGCCGCGGCGGCTCGAACGGGTGCTCCCGCTCCGCCGGGTGCGCCCGGGAGCCGGTGACCTCGCCGGCGTCGTGGTGCTTCGGCTCGGGTTCGGTCGCGAAGCTGTGCTTCGCCGGCGGGTGCTCGGCCAGCGACGAAGACGCGGCCAGCGTGGCCGTCTCCGCCGCGGCCGGCTGCGGGTCCACTGTGGACACGCGGCCGATGGTGACGGCGACCGGCGGCGCGGGCGGCGCGGGAACGGTGACCGACGTCGTCACCGCGGTGCCGCGGGCCTTGTCGCCGACGGTCTCGGTCTGGTGGATCACCGGCCCGGCGGGTTCACCGAAGGGGTCGTCGGCCTTCGCCTGCTCGTCGACGCTGATCCCGACCGCGATCCCGGGCGGCCCGCTCGCCGCCTCGTCGAGGGTCACCGATTCGTCCTGGAACACCTCGACGTCGCCGTGCCCCGGGGCGTCGGGCGTGAGCTGGCAGGTCAGCGAACCGCCGTGCTCGACGCTGATCGTGCCGTCCGGGTTCTCGTGCACCACGACGTGGGCGTCCTGGACGACGTCGATGTCCGTGTCGCCCGGCGTGCCGTCCCCGGGCACCACGAGGTGCTGATGGTCGACGTAGACCTCGTCGTGGCCGTGGTCGTGCACCACGAACCGCTCGGTGGCCTCGATGACGAAGTTGCCGAACTCGTCCTCGCGGACGTCGATCTGCTCGAACTCCTCGACGGTGGGCAGGTCTCCGACCGGCGCGCCCCCGGGGGTCTCCGGGTGCCAGACGGTGCCGGTCCGCGCCTCGACCGAGCCGTCCTCGCCGCGCGTGACGGTGCTGGTTTCGACGTGCGGCACGTACTCGTGGCCGGTGTCGGCGTGCGGCGTCTCCGCGGCGACCGGTTCGGGGTGCGGTGGCGGGGGCGGCGCACCCGGCGATCCGGGCGTGAGCACGTTGCCGGCCACCTCCGAGGCGACCGCGCCGGCGGCGGCCGTGACGGCCCTCCGGATCTTGTGCTTCGGCTGCTCGGTCACGACAAGACCTCCGCCCGGGCTTCGCTGAGCAGGATTCCTTCACAGGTGCGCACCAGCACGCGGGCCGCGTCGCGGACGTCGCGCGGGGACGCGGGGTGCTCGGCGCGCCGCTGCCACCTCAGCAGCTGCGCGCCGAGCGCCTGCCGGACCGCGGCGCGGCCCGCGTCCCCCGGCAGGTTCAGCCGGCTCGGCACGTCCACCCCGGCCGCGCCGAGCAGCCGTTCCGCGTCGCGGGCCTCGTCGGTGGTGAACAGCACGACGCCGAGCCGGATCGAGTCGATCAGCTGGATCTCGGCGAACTCGTGCGCTCCGGCGACGATCCGCTCCCATTCGTGCAGCAGGCCGCCGGTGCGGTCCGGGTAGGCCCGCAGGACCTGTTCCACCGCCTGCAACGCCGAACGCGCCTTGAGCACGTCGGCCCGCGCCGCGAACTGGGTCGTCAGCAGGGACCGCAGCCGGTGCAGGCCGCTGCGGGCCAGCAGCTCGCCCGACAGTGCCCGCGCGCCGGTCACCATCCCGCCGCGCGTCAGCTCGACGGCCAGGCGGACACCGAACAGCCCGTAGCGGCCCAACAGCTCGGCGCGCTCCGGCGCCGGAACGTCCACTTCGGACTCCGCGCGGGCCAGCCGGTCGACCGACGTCAGCAGCCGCGCGACTGCTGCTTCGGGGGCCGCGGCCAGCAGCCGGAACGCGCGGTATTCGGACTCCTTCAGCGACGCGGCCGAGCTGGCCAGCAGGCCGGCCACCGGAACCACGGTCTGGCAGAGCCCCCGGATCCGGGGGTCACGGGCGTAGCGGTCGGCGATCTTCGCCGCCGAGTCGAGCGCGTCGGTGCGGGCGTGCCCGACCTCGTCCGCCCGGGACAGCACGCCGATCGTGTTCACCGGCCGCCGCTGCGCCGGGTCGTCGTGGAAGGCGTCGAGGAACCGGACGTCGTCGCCGTGGACGTGGCGCATCAGGTACACCACGGCGTCCGCGGTGCCGACGCCGTCGCCCTCGGGGACCAGCGCCACCTCGGTGCGTTCGGACACCGCCGAGCGCGCCGAACCGAGCCCGGGCGTGTCGATCAGCGTCATCGCGCGCAGCGCCGGGGACGGCCAGTCGACGACGAGCCGGTCGACGTCGCCGGGATCCATGCCGAGTTCCAGGCCGAGCGTGCCGGACAGGCGCCCGAACGGCAGCTGGCGCGGCATCCCGCGGACCGGGTGCAGCATGATCCGGTAGGTCGGGCCGTTGCGGTACCAGGTGACGACCCGGGTGCACTCTCCCGCGTCGGTCGCCGCCAGCTCCTGGCCGACGAGCGCGTTGAGCAGGGTGGACTTGCCGGCCTTGACGCGCCCGGCGATGGCGACGCGCAGCGGTTCGGCGAGCCGGCCGGCGATCTGCCGCAGCTGCGGCTCGGCCGGCGTGCCGGCGTACCCGGCGCACGCGCGGGCGACGAACCCGCGGACCTGGACGTAGAGCGGGGTCATCGCGTCACCGCCGGGACGGGCTTGGGCGCACTGCGCAGGGTGAGTTCGTCGGCGCGGCGCCCGAGCACCTCGAGGGCGTCGATGTCGGCTTCGAGGCGCTTGAGCTCGGCCGCTTCGGTGTCGTCCTCGACGACCGCTTTCTTCGCGTTCGCCAGCGCTTCGGTGAGGGACCGCTGGAGTTCTTCGACGCGCGCGCTGTAGGCGTCGCGGAGTTCCCTTTGGACGGTCCGCATCGCGTCACGGGAATCCTTGCCGACCTGGAGGTTGAACTCGTCGACGAACCGGCGCACGGCGGTCTTGGCCAGGCCGCGACGCTTTTCCAGCTGCCGCTTGCGTTCGTCCATGAAGCCGGAGCGGCCCATGAGCAGGCCGGCCGCGACCCCGAACGGCGTGGGAATGGCCAGCGCGGCCATCTTCGTGAGCATCGAGAACATCAGGAAGCCGCTGTAGGCCTTCTGGAACGCGGCCATCCCGGTGGTGCCGCGGGTCTTGACGCCGGTGAACGACGAGTCGATGTCGATCTCCTCGACGACCTGGACCGGCGCCTGGACCTCGCGCGGCAGCACGGCTTGGGACTCGGCCAGCTCGAAGTGCTCGGCGACGCGGGACGCGAGACCGCGGGCCTGCTTGACGAAGGTCGCGTAGTTCTCGAGCGTCTCGTTCGCGAGGCGCTGGCGCAGCCACTTCTCGAACTCGGCCCAGTTCTTGGCGGGGTCGCCGTCTTCGATGGCCTCTTCGGCCTCGTGCAGCACACCGCGGGAGCGGGCGCGCAGGTCGTAGTCCACATCGGACGAGATGTCGGCGAACCCGTCGAAGAGCAGCTGCTGCCACCTCGCGGACTGGCTGCGCAGCGCGTCGACGCGGTCGTTGACCCGGGTCAGCTCCGCGACGAGCGCGGCGGACTGCTCCGGATGGGCGAGCGAGGTGCGGCGGGCGCGCAGGGCGGCGTGCAGCTGGCCGACCGCGGACCCGACGTGCAGGCCGACGGCGTTGAGCGACGAGCGCTCGGCGTCCCCGACGACGCCCTGGAGGCGCTTGACCAGCTGCGGGAAGCCGGATTCGACGTTCATCTCCTGGTCGGCCGAGCGGGCCGCGACGGTGCGCAGCTCCGACGAGACGGCGACGGTGTCGATGGCGATCCCGCACGCGTCGAGGTGGCCGGCGTTGAGCTCGAGGATGCGCCGCCACTGCGGGTAGAGGTCGATCTTGGTGAGGACGAAGAAGACGCTCGGGCACAGTTCCTTGACGGTGCGCAGGAACCGCAGCTCGGCGCCGGTGAGTTCCTGGGAGGCGTCCGAGAGGAACAGGACGGCGTGCGCCCGCGGGAGCGAGCTGACGGTGACCGCGTTGTGCAGCGAGCCGAGCCCGCCGACGCCGGGGGTGTCGACCAGCACCAGCCCACCCGAGAGCAGCTGGCGGCTGATCGACGCGGTGACCGACTTGAGCTTCCGCAGGTTGCCGGGGTTCCCGGCTTCGCTGACGTGGGACGGAAGGTCTTCGAGGGAGATCCGCTCGGTCCACGGCGGCGACGACGGGTCGGCCGGTTCGTAGGTCGCCAGGGCCTCGGACTCCGGCGCGTAGCGGACGACGGTCGGCACCGCGGTCGCGATGTCGTCGTCGACCGGGCAGATCTTCGCGGTCAGCAGGGCGTTGATGAGGGAACTCTTGCCCTGCTTGAATTCCCCGACGACGTAGACGGTGACGTCCGGTTCGGACAGCAGGCGCCGGGCGTCGGTGAGGCGCTGGACGAGGTCGTCCCGCCCGTAGGCCTTCGCTCCCTTGACGGCGAGGTCGAGGGTGTCGAGGGCGATGTGCCCCCCGCCGCTCGGCTCCTGCATGACCGCTCCCCTTGCTGCTGCTTACGCCGGCTCAGACGTGCGGGTCGACGTCGTGGTGGTAGTCGACGTGGTGGTCTTGGTGCTCCACGTCGTGGTGGTGCTCGTGCTCGTGGCTGTGGTGCTCGGTGGCCGCCTGCTCGCTGAACTGGTCGCCGCCGTGGTGGCCGTGGGCCTGCTCGTTCTGGAAGATGTTCCCGTGGCCGCCGCTCGAGGCCTGCTCGTTGAACTGGTTGCCACCGTGGCCACCGGCGCCCTGCTCGTTCTGGAAGATGTTCCCGTGGCCACCGGTCGAGGCCTGCTCGTTGAACTGGTTCCCGCCGTGGCCACCGGCGCCCTGCTCGTTCTGGAAGATGTTGCCGTGGCCGCCACTCGCAGCCTGCTCGTTGAACTGGTTCCCGCCGTGGCCACCCGAGGCCTGCTCGTTCTGGAAGATGTCCCCACGCCCACCGCTGGAGGCCTGCTCGTTGAACTGGTTGCCACCGTGACCACCGGCGCCCTGCTCGTTCTGGAAGATGTCCCCACGCCCACCCGACGAGGCCTGCTCGTTGAACTGGTTCCCGCCGTGGCCACCCGAGGCCTGCTCGTTCTGGAAGATGTCCCCACGCCCACCGCTGGAGGCCTGCTCGTTGAACTGGTTGCCACCGTGACCACCGGCGCCCTGCTCGTTCTGGAACACGTCCCCGTGGCGACCGGCCGAGGCCTGCTCGTTGAACTGGTTCCCACCGCGGCCGGCGCCCTGCTCGTTTTCGAAGATGTCCCCGCGTCCGCCGGTGGAGGCCTGCTCGTTGAACTGGTTCCCACCGTGACCACCGGAACCCTGCTCGTTCTGGAAGATGTCCCCACGCCCACCGCTGGAAGCCTGCTCGTTGAACTGGTTGCCGCCGCGGCCGGCGCCCTGCTCGTTCTGGAAGATGTCGCCGCGGCCACCCGACGAAGCCTGCTCGTTGAACTGGTCACCACCGTGGCCACCCGAGCCCTGCTCGTTCTGGAAGATGTCCCCCCGCCCACCGTCGGCAGCCTGCTCGTTGAACTGGTCGCCACCCCGGCCGGAACCCTGCTCGCTCTGGAAAACGTCGCCCGATGAAGTCGTCATCGTGTGCACTCCTGACATTCGGATCGGTGAAGCCCGTGCCCCTCCGTTGTCATCCAGTCTCGGTCCGGCGGGCGCCCGGGTCATGAGTAGCGGCCTACTCGGGTTCGCCCACGCAAACGGCGAGAGCTACCTAGGGACCGTCGCCGGGACTACTCCCCGAGGCGAGCGGGCCTACCACCGACGCCAGCTCGCGCCGCCCGGAAATACCCAGCTTCGCGTAGACGCCGTGCAGCACGTTGTCGACCGTGCGCACCGAAACCACGAGCCGGTCCGCGACCGCTCGGCTCGTCAAGCCCGTCGCCACCAGGCGGGCGATCTCCAGTTCGCGGACCGTCAAGTCCAACGGCGTGTCCAGCGACGAAAGCGCCGGCGTCGCAGCGTCCTCACAGGACGCCAGCCACGCCCGCGCGCGCTGGGCCGACATCGCCGCGCTGCCGTTCTTGCCCTCCGCGCGGTACACCCGCGCGGCCTGGGCCGAGGCCTCCGCCGCGAGCAGCCGCGCGCCCACCTCGGCGAAGGACGAAGCCACCTCGTCCAACGCCGAAGCGTCCGACACCGCGCAAGCGTGCGCGGAGTAGAGCGCCGCCATTCCGCCCGCCGCCGGGA of the Amycolatopsis sp. NBC_01488 genome contains:
- a CDS encoding glycoprotein, which produces MTTSSGDVFQSEQGSGRGGDQFNEQAADGGRGDIFQNEQGSGGHGGDQFNEQASSGGRGDIFQNEQGAGRGGNQFNEQASSGGRGDIFQNEQGSGGHGGNQFNEQASTGGRGDIFENEQGAGRGGNQFNEQASAGRHGDVFQNEQGAGGHGGNQFNEQASSGGRGDIFQNEQASGGHGGNQFNEQASSGGRGDIFQNEQGAGGHGGNQFNEQASSGGRGDIFQNEQASGGHGGNQFNEQAASGGHGNIFQNEQGAGGHGGNQFNEQASTGGHGNIFQNEQGAGGHGGNQFNEQASSGGHGNIFQNEQAHGHHGGDQFSEQAATEHHSHEHEHHHDVEHQDHHVDYHHDVDPHV